The DNA window ATGGAGGTGTTTTAGTTGAGTTTTAATGATGGGAGCTAGGTAGATTTTGTCACAGTTACGGGTTGAGGATTAAAAACCAAAAGattgataataaaatataaggGTTAGAAAAGAAATAGTCCACTCTGATAAGGAGCAGCGTGGATATTATTAAACACCCAATTTGATGATTAGAATGTTACTTGATATGTAATGAGTttctaaactttaaaatttaataaattatgatCAACGAACTTTACCTCAAATGGTACAAGCGCTGGGCAGCAAATTGTCAAAatcgtgggttcaatttctcCCACAAGCTCAGAAGCGGATTTAAGTTTATGAGGATGGGGTCCATGGGCCCACcttttttggaaaaaataaaattacctacgtatatattaaaaattcacTAAACTAATGCTACTATACATAGACctataaattactaataaaagTTAACTACATATATTTAAAAGAttcttttatcatatttttatcttatataataataaaatttgatatctgatgaaatatataattcaataaaaataattaaaaaaacttttacgacctaaattattcatattttaaacaaaaattatgaattttacgTTAACGATCCATGAGCATTGTACAATTATAGTAAACTCTCTCCGTTTCAATAGAGTTATCCAATTTATCTTTAtcgtataatttaaaaaaagcaATCATTACTATGaatttcgtaaatttttgtttacttttttttatcatatttaatataggattcatttaaaatttctttgaatttactcattagtgatTTCAAATAGAGATGATATAGAAAATTGAATGTAAAAGTTGTTACTTTTGTAAGTAGACAAGAATTTTGggacaaatgatttttttttcaaaatcgaCAACTTTATTAGGACTCAAaagtatattataaatttaattttaaaaataaaaaacgttgAGTATACATTAAtagtttaagtaattaattttaaatattaaaatacatgcactttttatatatattattaagtgtttttgtatttttatgcatatataaaatagaaatatagagtataaattatacataatttttatatattttatttattagttaatattaaatttcaaagtttgtttaggtttgtttaataatttattaagattttatataacaatttaattttatacatttgataaattatgttgaaatataaaaaataaaatttattctcagataattttttttaatctatcaattttttttaattatccgAGTTAACATTTGTACAAAGTACTATATGTAACAAAATTGACAAAGGGTAATTTACGAGATATAATGAGTGAGTATctgaaatatattttaataatatatatcaaaaaataatatattcaataGTATgagtaattattaaataatttcagaaaatgaaaattcatcaaagataattataaaataattatttaattaacaatctaaAAATTATGACTTAAATTTTTAGTACACAAATGAACCTCACCATACGAGATTTCTGGATCCGCCACTGCCCATcctcaatataaaaaataaaatattatatatttatttattatactaaaattacaataaattcataaaatatataattaaaagtgTACTAATTATATCAATAATATACTGATAATTTGGTAAAATATGGAGTACTACAATTAAAGTTACAATATTATTGTAACAGTCTAACAGAATAcacatcaaaataaaaatatatttataaacaaataagaaatatACTCATACCAGTATCATATTGATAATTCATTAGCAGAATACTAAATTTAACAAACAGTATACTAATAATATATactatttctattttattaacaGTGATATcacaatatattaaaattatatcagtAGTATATTCCCCtgtgtttttataaatattttcttaatttttgatatttctattaattttcAAGTCACCTTGTGTGAGGAAGCAAAACATTTTACTGCCCagtgcttataccatttgagctagtttttttttgtaagtccCTTTTACTTGGGAAAAGAGTCATTTATGTCCCTATGGTTCGACTCAAGGATCAAGTGACCCCTTAACGTCTagaaggttcaaatatgcccctaacatcttaaaaagtgaacattCAGGCCCTCCGATGTTGACAACCAGACCCCTTATAAGTTAAAATAGGGGCTTGATTGTTCACTTtgtaagacgttaggggcatatttgaaccttttcggaCGTTAAGGGCTCATTTGATACTGTAGACAAACTATAAGAGTATAAATAACCCTTTTCCCCTTTTATTTTTGCCATGATAAGAAAATGAAGCTCTtgcgaaaaaataaaatatattacattTACATGTAAATTGTCTAAAATGAGTTATAAAAcagaaacaatttctttagtGACTACTAGTATGAACACTTTACAAACATATTTATGTATAAGACAAAAATAAGAACCAATACAGTATTTACATCTATGCCTAATATATCCAAAATAGCATAGTTTTTACATTAATCAGAACTTTGATAGAACCtgtgaatttaaatttaactcTTTCATACAAGTTCTAACATTACAAACAGACTTAAAATGAATAACGCAGCGTCCACGGATCAAAATTCACCCGTCATCCTCATATTCTACTTGCCTTCTTCTCCAAGTAATCATTAGGTTTCTCACTGTCAAAATTGGAATGCAATTTGAGCAATAATATGATCACCATGTCCTATAAATACCTCTATTTCTCACAAAACTATATGTATCCAAGTCCTactaaatcaaataatcaatcctacaaaatatattaatcaGTTTGATCCAATGGCTCTAATTAATCTAAACAAGCTTGTCTTAATTGCAGTTCTATCTATTACTCTCTTTGCTACACTGTGCTTGTCGAGGTCATTACATGAAGATAATTCCATGGAGGTTAGGCATGAAATGTGGATGAATCAGTATAGCCGTGTCTACAGAGACGATGCAGAGAAAGAGAAGCGGTTTCAAATATTCAAGGAGAATGTTGAATTTATTGAATCTTTTAATAAAGCTGCGAATAAGCCTTACAAGGTGGGCATCAATGCATTTTCAGACCTCACTAATGAGGAATTCCGTGGCTCAAGGAATGGATACAAGATGTCGTCTCATCAAACCTCGCCGGTGATAAATTTCCGGTATGAAAATGTTACCGCGATTCCGGACAGTGTTGATTGGAGAACCAAAGGCGTGGTCACCCCAATCAAAGATCAAGGCCAATGCGGTAAGGATAACTTTAAAgaaataaattgaagtttagTATCCTTTTTGAAATAACTTTAAAGTTTAGTAACCCCCAATGTATTTGACCCGTTATTTATACCACTTATTTGCCCAGAAACTAAAATGCTAAAACCGGAAACACCCTAATAAAAAATGGTAAAACTATAATTTTACAAGaatgtattataaatataaagtttctagaattttagaaaaaattgcTGAAATAGAAATGAAATATGAAACGAGACTGCAGAAATTTTTGTGGAACAGAGATGATAATAAGTCAAATATACATATTGCAGGATGCTGTTGGGCATTTTCTGCAGTAGCAGCAATGGAGGGCATCACAAAACTTTCAACTGGCGATCTGATCTCTCTTTCAGAACAAGATTTGGTCGATTGCGATACAAGCGGAATAGACCAAGGCTGTGAGGGCGGTTTAATGGATGATGCCTTTGAATTCATTGTTTCAAACAATGGTCTTCCTACTGAAGCAAATTACCCTTATCAAGGAGTTGACGGAACTTGCAACACACAAAAGTCGGAAAATCATGCAGCCAAGATCACCGGATACGAAGATGTACCCGCCAACGATGAAGGGGCGCTGCAGAAAGCAGTGGCAAACCAACCTATCTCTGTTGCAATTGATGCCGGTGAACAAGCATTCCAACATTATGAAAGTGGAGTATTTACAGGAGAATGCGGAACTGATTTAGACCACGGTGTTACAGCAGTAGGGTATGGAACAAGCGATGATGGCACAAAGTATTGGTTAGTCAAGAACTCATGGGGTACTAGCTGGGGCGAAGATGGTTACATACGAATGGAAAGAGACGTCGATGCTAGCGAAGGCCTATGTGGCATTGCCATGCAACCTTCTTATCCAACTGCATAAGCTTTTCTTGTGTTTCTTAATATTAAATGTACCTTAAATACGCTCTTTCTTTTCACTTTGTACGCTTGTGTATTTCTGTTCATATATATATGAAGTTTCTGCTTTCACATTAAAAATGGTGGTTACTTTTTctagttaattaaaaaacacatcaaaacacaaaaaaatagtCAGTAGGCTGCATTTTACACATGAAAAATCAGAATAGTACCGATAAAACAAAATATGGCAAACTTAACAATgagattacaaaaaaaatcagcaGGCTTTGAATTTGCTTACATCAGCCCATTGTACTGACTCAAAGGTGAACAATCAGGCACGTTATTTTCCCGAATTAGGGTTGGTCTTGGTGCAGAGGATCTTTCTTCCCTTTGCACGTCGACGTTTCAATATCGCTCTTCCGCTGGTGGTTTTCATCCTTCGACGGAAACCATGAGTCCGGGCTAGTGACTTCCGCGATCTGCTCCTCTTTGTTTGGCAAAGAGCAGCCTTTCCAGCTCTCACCACAAGGCCATAGCCTCTCGCCTTTCTTAACGCAGTGCTAGAATTCAAATCCAATCCCAATGATAACCCTGCAATGGAGGACATCAAATACATACAGGCATATCAAGcttcatctaatttttttaggttTGAATGATTTCAACAGAATCAAGCATGCTAGATAAGCTCTATTAGGGCTGAAGCACATAAAATCTGATACGCATTTTACGTTATTGCCTTCTTTTGAAAAACTCAATTGAATGCAGTTGGCCTTGTTATGCTATTACAAACAAGAtcataaaacataaacataGTTGTAGTACTCAAACCTACTGATGAATTCAACACTTCTTGTTTATTAGGACACACTGCAAATTCAAAAGAAACATAAAACTCTTGacctatgttgcacgaaaactttTCGTATCCTCATTTcaggattaaaaaaaaatataattccgCCCTTTTACGCTCAAAGATTTTCATGTTTTAGCATTTCCTTAGCTCTATATTGCATAAAGTTCTTACAGAATCGTGTCATCTTTCAAAGCAACTTCAAAAGCCCTTTCCTATAAGTTAaaagaatcaaattcaaacaattaTAAGCTCTCCAAACATGAGAATTGGCTTCAACCAAATTACATTTTTGCAGTTACTTTCCCAACATCCATCAATTCAAAACAAACTCAAATTGAACCAAAATTCACAATTGACTCTA is part of the Mercurialis annua linkage group LG3, ddMerAnnu1.2, whole genome shotgun sequence genome and encodes:
- the LOC126674844 gene encoding 50S ribosomal protein L34, chloroplastic, with product MAASLSTTAPPPWMSTSRTQQATRSPSASLSISTATRPRTNFSASVMSNSTPRSGLLHCSFLSSSSSLSLPSSFSGLSLGLDLNSSTALRKARGYGLVVRAGKAALCQTKRSRSRKSLARTHGFRRRMKTTSGRAILKRRRAKGRKILCTKTNPNSGK
- the LOC126674843 gene encoding senescence-specific cysteine protease SAG39-like produces the protein MALINLNKLVLIAVLSITLFATLCLSRSLHEDNSMEVRHEMWMNQYSRVYRDDAEKEKRFQIFKENVEFIESFNKAANKPYKVGINAFSDLTNEEFRGSRNGYKMSSHQTSPVINFRYENVTAIPDSVDWRTKGVVTPIKDQGQCGCCWAFSAVAAMEGITKLSTGDLISLSEQDLVDCDTSGIDQGCEGGLMDDAFEFIVSNNGLPTEANYPYQGVDGTCNTQKSENHAAKITGYEDVPANDEGALQKAVANQPISVAIDAGEQAFQHYESGVFTGECGTDLDHGVTAVGYGTSDDGTKYWLVKNSWGTSWGEDGYIRMERDVDASEGLCGIAMQPSYPTA